The segment GGTTATGTCCGGCATGCTCAATGGTTCAATACACAACATATCCGGCCTGGGAAATTCATGGTCAATGAACCGGATAATTTCAGAAAGATATTTTGCCGTCATTTTCCCCAGAAGTATTTTCAACATAATTTCAAGAGGATAACCGCGGTCTTTCAGGGCAAATAGGTTTTTGATACCGGCCACGGTTTCCGCAAAACTGCCCGGCACACCCGTGTAATCATCGTGGATGGCGTGATTTGATCCGTGCAGGGGAATCACGACGCTCCGGATACACGTTTCCAGCGCCAGCCGGGCGAACTCTTCAGAGCGGAATGACCGGCCGTGGGTAAACAAGCGGACCTGTCCGCCTAATCGGTTGGCATAATCAGCCACCCTGATAAAATCCGGATGGAGCGTCGGTTCGCCGCCGGTAATTGATACGAATTGCCCGGCCCGGAGATTTTTATCAAGATATCCTTTAATCTCTGAGAAGGCCAGCATTCCATTCCGGCCCTGGGGCGGACAGGCGATGCAATTATTGTCACAGGTATAACATAATTCAATCAGATGACAATGGTCCTGCCTGACTTCCTGAATTACTTTCTCGGCGTTCATACATTATTTTAACATCCTCCGTATTATTGTATAATGAGATTGTTGACCAACCCATCTTTTTGGACACCCGATAATAGGTTATCATATTCCCGAGCCGGGGTCAAGGGATATTTTAACCGGCATTAGCCGTAAAATTGCACCGATGTTTATCCATTCCCCGCGGTCCAGCCCGGGCCGGATAAAATCTGCGGTTAAAAAGCATCGGCGCTTCACTCGGATAATATATCAAAAAGTTGTTTTATCAGGTTACATCAATCGGGACGCACCTCTAATCCATACCGGTAATTTTAACCGCCTGATAGGTTTTAATTCCGCGAGCCCCGCCAATTCCCCGTAGGAACGCCAGACCCCGGCGCAGAATTTGTCTGCTTCGCATCCCGGACATAAACCCGATTTAACAGTCATTTTCTTCAAGCCCATATTCTGAGGATGGCGCATTGGTCCATAGATTGATCGGGTTTCTTTTATAAGAGGTAAAAGAAGACGATAATAAAACCGCGGATCCGGAAATACACAAGGAGGAATATCCAAAAGAATAATATTCTGGCCGTGGGCCAGACCAAATTTCACCCCCTTATCAATATGGGGCGCCGCTTCAGTAAAGGTTATTAAAAGATCGTCTTTGCTGTTTAAGGCCTTGTATATTATATCCGTGATTTCCACAAACAAACATTCCGGACGGGGGAAATTATCGTTTATAAATCGGACACTGTCCATAAAATATTTTATGTTCATCCTGGAAACGAGTAATTTCAGGACAATGTTACCCGGATAGCCAAGCGCCGTTAGAATAAAAAGGTTTTTTATCCCTGTGGTTGTTTCTTCAAAACTACCGGGGGAGCGGGTTATCCGATTATGAATCTCAGGGTCAGGGCCATGCAAGGCGATATAAATAGTTCCAACACCTGATTTAAGCGCGGATTCAGCGAACTCATAGTCGCAAAATTTGCGGCCATTGGTTAATAAATTTACTTTTCGTCCGGAGTTGCCGGCATATTCCATAATTCTTATAAAATCAGGATGAGTTGTCGGCTCTCCGCCGGTAATCGCAATAGTTGAACCTTCTCCGGCATTCGTGTCAATGAAATCTTTTATTTCCTCAAATGATAGTATTTCATTATTCCAAGGAGTAGGACAGGAGATGCAGTTATTATTACATCCACCGCATATCTCAAGGTAAAGGTTGTTCGGTTTAGACATTTTTAACGCCTTATACAAAACGGCGGTTTTAGGTTTTTTATGGGCTTAAGTTCGTCAAATCCAACCACTTGTGCATAAGATTCCCAGACGCCGGCGCAGAATTTGTCTGCTTCGCATTGCCGGCAGGATTCCGCCTTAACGGCCGTCCCGTCCAGGAGAAAGTTTTCCTGGTAACGGGTCGGACCATAGATAACCTGCGATTCTTCAGGTTGCGTCTGATAGACCACCGGGTAATAAAATTCAGGATTAGGAAAGATACAGGGCGGGATATCCTTGAGTTGGAGATTCAGCCCCTTGGCCAATCCGATTTCCACGGCCTGAGCCACATAAGGAACCGCCTCGGTCAGCGTCAGCAATAACTTATCCTTGTTTTCCTCTGCCTTGCAGACGATATCCATTGCGCAGAGCATCACCAGATTGAGACCGGGGAATTCATCGTCTACGAACCTGACGGTCTCCGGCAGGCGCTCTATATTTATTTTGGATATAAGTAATTTCAAGGTAACGGTTACCGGCGCGCCGCTGGTTTTTATTCCCAGGATATTCTTGATGCCGGCCACGGTCTCGGTAAAACTGCCTTTGGACCGGGTAAGTTGCTCGTGGATTTCCTCATTGGGCCCGTGCAAGGGGATGCAGATACCGTAGAGCCCGGCTTTGACAGAAGCATCAGCAAATTCCCGGTCAGAGAACCGCCGGCCGTTGGTCAATAAACTCAAATGGGCGCCCAATTTATGGGCGTAAGCAATAATATTAATGAAATCAGGATGGATCGTTGGCTCGCCGCCGTTGACGGCCACAATCGTGCCTGGCTGCACCTTATCATCCAGAAACTCTTTTATCTTGTCAAAGGGCAATATACCGCCCTCCCAGGGCGTGGGACAACTCAGGCACCGGCTGTTGCAGGTGTAACAGAGTTCCAGATAACAACGATTAGCCATAATATACACTGATTAGCGCAGGATAAAAGCGCAAGATTAACGCAGATTAAGTATAAATCCTTCTTTTTATAGACAATTTAGGAGTACCAAAGTTGACCAATAGCGCAAGTTTATACTTTGAACCTTTTACATAATAATACATTTGGTCTGCCATTGCTTTAGATAAAACAGGGACGGCTTTTATCTCAAGAATAACCTTATCGTCAATTATAAAATCCGGCCGATAGGCGCCAACTTTTTGTTCCTTGTATTTCACTTCAAGCGTTTTCTCGCCAACAAAAGGAATATCCTGGAGTTGGAACTCTATTTTAATCGCCCCGTGATAAATATTCTCCTTATGAACATGACCCAAATTATTATGCACCTCAAAAAGCGCCCCGATAATTTTATAGGTTAAATCCTTATAAATATAATCTGTAGTCATTTGTTTTTACACCAGATTATCACAGAACATACAATCTGTAACCATCTGCGTATCTCTAATCTGCGCCAATCTGTGTATGCTTACCAAATATTCCAAGTATAGTCAAGAGGTATTTTATGTTTTATCTTAACTGCTGTAATAAGAGTTTTAGCAAAATAAACAATGCCGAAGCGATTATGAACGGGGCAAAAGGAATTGACTGGGCCGCGCCCCGGACAGGGATTCGCAACATCTTCTGTTCCCGCTCTTTTTCTTTCAGGTAATTGATATCGGACTCGGTTAATTCTTTAGGCGCCTTCATTACTATTTCCGCATCATTGCGGATGAAAGGGCTGCCGATAATTTTCCGGCCTGACTTGTACAGGTTATACGCCAATTCCATGCCGGCTTTTAAGCCATCAGGCGCAAAGAATGCCAGATGTGAGAAGAAATCCAGCGAAAAATATAAAGTAACCAGGAAGATAAACCCAAATAAGTGTAACAGATTAATAAGCGGAAAAGCGTTATTGGTTGTTTTGATTAATGCCAGAAGCCCGATAGCCAGAAGTGCGTAAATATGCCAGATTTTAATCCGGCCGGTGAAATAACGATTAAGCCGGCTCTGGATAAGGTAAAACAGCAGGTATATCACAACCGTCCGCAAGGTGACATCTATGTTGAGCTGGATGATCAATGACACCGAATACGTAAAGATTGCCTGACATAACCGTTCTACGGAAAAGACGGCCCAGCCGGTTCTAAGAAGAACAATCCAGAGTTTTCCTCTAATGATAGATTTGAACAATAACCATAAGAACAGCAGAAGGTAACAGAGAGCCAGGGATAAACAGAAATTAAAAATAACCAGTTTAAGAGGATATAACGCCAGAGGAGTGATATTCAGGGTGGCGGCGATAAAAAGTTTACCGTCGCCTCCATGCCAGAGGTTGAAATAGTATGAGCCGAATCCCAGCCCTGACGCCAATGTTAAGGCGAGAAGAATATCCCCGGTTGTATTTGTTCCGGTAAAAATGGTCAGCATATTGGCGAATAGGCCGAAGATTAAGAAGATGAGCAAAGGACGGTTGGGGATTGTCCGGCGGGTGATGTCGGTATAAGAAAAGTATATCCCGAAAATCAGGGTCATCGCCAGGGTAATAGCACATTGGATAAAAAATCTTTCATTCATTAATGTGATTTATTCAAAGATTGATGCTAACCCACTCCCAATACCCTAATGGTTTAGACGGATTTTTAACGGCCTCATTTACTGCCTGCCTGATATATGCTGAACTTCTTCAGGGTTACTTCATCCGCCAGGGATTTGGTCAATCCTTCCAGTAATTTCTTTGATGATTCGTCTGTTTCTATCGTTTTGTCCCAGAGGAGGTAAGCCGAGCTAAGTAAAGGATATTTACCTGTTTTGACGGCACCTGAATCAGTAGGTAATATATCATCAATACTAAGAATAGATACTTTTTCCTTGTCCGGTGCGGTCAAAGAGTCCAACGGGACCATTCCGATACCCTGTTTATCCTGTGATACCGAATTAATAACCTCTCTGTAGGTTGTTATAGCAGGAGCCCAGTCGGTTATCTGTGTGGCCCGGTAAACAGTTATCTTACCGCTGAGTTTTTGAGAAATCTTTGTCCAGTCAGTGATTTTACCGGTAATAATACCGCTTAAATCTGCCGCACTTATATTCTGCAGGTCTGCGGAAGATTTGGGAATTATAGCAACCCTCGGTACCACTCCAATTTTTTTATGAGAAAACCCCCATTCCCCTGCGTAGGTTGACAACATTTTCTCCTCTTCGCCTATATGGCCAATCCAAATTGTGACGCCTTTTTTCGCCATACCTCCAGTTTGCTCTGGAAAATAAACCGCAAAATCTTTAGGCAGGCCCAAGGAATTAAAAAGCGTTAGAATATCATCCCTGACTGATTTTTCAGCAGCCAGCCGAATAAGAATAATGTCTCTCTGGAATATACGATACCCCCTTACGGTTTCACCATTAAACCTTTTGTTAAATTCCCCGAAGAATGGGTGTTTGGATATTTTAGGCGTCCAGAATAAATACAACGGCAAAATATAGGGGTAGTCGCCTGTTAAAACCGCTTGTCCGTCCGTAGGCAAGATGTTATCCACCCTCAGGATATTCAGACGCTGAAGCTCTGTTTCAGTTAATCCTGCTAAAGGAATAACCGCAATAGAATTTTTCTCTTCAGCCACGAGTTTAATTATTTTGCTGGTTTGCGCTTCTGCCAACACTATTTTATCAGGCAATGGAACCGTCTCAAGTATGCCTAATCCGAAAGGGGCATAAACTGTTATTTTACCAGTGAGTTTATCGGAAACCTTAGACCAATCATCTGCCTTACCGGAAATAATATTCCT is part of the Planctomycetota bacterium genome and harbors:
- a CDS encoding radical SAM protein, which encodes MNAEKVIQEVRQDHCHLIELCYTCDNNCIACPPQGRNGMLAFSEIKGYLDKNLRAGQFVSITGGEPTLHPDFIRVADYANRLGGQVRLFTHGRSFRSEEFARLALETCIRSVVIPLHGSNHAIHDDYTGVPGSFAETVAGIKNLFALKDRGYPLEIMLKILLGKMTAKYLSEIIRFIDHEFPRPDMLCIEPLSMPDITSANRDKTSITFTEAQPCLADAVKTAVALKQNIFLQYLPVCIFPAPEDYYPFIFRLPYTTKTIYGAERYWENRPADFSFVKSVFCRECQANDLCFGVWISYARLIGLDELKPIRTLRRPHWLVGQLGRRRNYESVNERESPDGNI
- a CDS encoding radical SAM protein, producing the protein MSKPNNLYLEICGGCNNNCISCPTPWNNEILSFEEIKDFIDTNAGEGSTIAITGGEPTTHPDFIRIMEYAGNSGRKVNLLTNGRKFCDYEFAESALKSGVGTIYIALHGPDPEIHNRITRSPGSFEETTTGIKNLFILTALGYPGNIVLKLLVSRMNIKYFMDSVRFINDNFPRPECLFVEITDIIYKALNSKDDLLITFTEAAPHIDKGVKFGLAHGQNIILLDIPPCVFPDPRFYYRLLLPLIKETRSIYGPMRHPQNMGLKKMTVKSGLCPGCEADKFCAGVWRSYGELAGLAELKPIRRLKLPVWIRGASRLM
- a CDS encoding radical SAM protein, translating into MANRCYLELCYTCNSRCLSCPTPWEGGILPFDKIKEFLDDKVQPGTIVAVNGGEPTIHPDFINIIAYAHKLGAHLSLLTNGRRFSDREFADASVKAGLYGICIPLHGPNEEIHEQLTRSKGSFTETVAGIKNILGIKTSGAPVTVTLKLLISKINIERLPETVRFVDDEFPGLNLVMLCAMDIVCKAEENKDKLLLTLTEAVPYVAQAVEIGLAKGLNLQLKDIPPCIFPNPEFYYPVVYQTQPEESQVIYGPTRYQENFLLDGTAVKAESCRQCEADKFCAGVWESYAQVVGFDELKPIKNLKPPFCIRR
- a CDS encoding GxxExxY protein: MTTDYIYKDLTYKIIGALFEVHNNLGHVHKENIYHGAIKIEFQLQDIPFVGEKTLEVKYKEQKVGAYRPDFIIDDKVILEIKAVPVLSKAMADQMYYYVKGSKYKLALLVNFGTPKLSIKRRIYT
- a CDS encoding prepilin peptidase, giving the protein MNERFFIQCAITLAMTLIFGIYFSYTDITRRTIPNRPLLIFLIFGLFANMLTIFTGTNTTGDILLALTLASGLGFGSYYFNLWHGGDGKLFIAATLNITPLALYPLKLVIFNFCLSLALCYLLLFLWLLFKSIIRGKLWIVLLRTGWAVFSVERLCQAIFTYSVSLIIQLNIDVTLRTVVIYLLFYLIQSRLNRYFTGRIKIWHIYALLAIGLLALIKTTNNAFPLINLLHLFGFIFLVTLYFSLDFFSHLAFFAPDGLKAGMELAYNLYKSGRKIIGSPFIRNDAEIVMKAPKELTESDINYLKEKEREQKMLRIPVRGAAQSIPFAPFIIASALFILLKLLLQQLR